Below is a window of Desulfosoma sp. DNA.
CGACCCACGGCGACGAAAACCTTGAGGAGGGCTTCGATTACCTGCACATCGTCTTGATCCAGCATGAGCGCTTTTTCCAGGGCTTCAAGGGCCTCGCGGCGTTTTCCTGCCTCCCACAGAACCGATCCCAATCGAGCCAAGATAGCGGTATCATATGGGGCTTCTGCCGAAGACTTTCGCAAGAGCGCCTCCGCTTCGTCCCATCGCCTGATGTCTATCCATCTTTTCAGAAGATCCTCATTAACGCGCTTCGCTTCTTCACCCTCCCACATGGGTCACCCTCCCTTTTTTCTTAGACTTCACTTCAGAGTCATTCGCAAAACATTCTGATGCGATATTGATGCCAAGTTCCTAGATTTCATGCACATTAAAAGTTAAAGGCCACCCCTACAAAGCATAACCCTTGGATCGTCTTGACCTGTTGCATGACGAGTGTTGAAAAAATGACACTCTTGGAGTCGTCCAAAGCAGGAACAGCTTGAATACAACGAGTGCTTGTTGAAAGCCCAGGCGAACTGAAACGGAGCTTTCTTGTCATTCAGCGAAAACGAAACCTAGCGATGGGTTTTTGGACGAGCAAGCAAATTCTCGCTAGAATTAAATCTGTAATTCTCTTCCAGTTGTAATGTTGAAGAACGTGATCGCATGCCGTTTGAGCTTTTTGCTTTGCTTCTTCGAAGTTCTCATAAACGTGAAGCAAAAGCTTTTGGAGCTCCTCTAGATCCGGCTCGAGGACCCATCCAGCCCCGCTGGCAAATTGAATGGTTGGTGCAGTGAAGGCTCGGCGAGTTGCTTTAATTTTATAAGTAAATTCAGGCTTGCAAAAATCGTCCGTAGCCCCCCCCTCTGTCACGATCACTGGGACGCCGCAAGCCATCGCTTCTAGGACCGGCATGCCAAATCCCTCTCCACGATAAGGGTGCACCAGGCAGTTACATGCTTTGTACAAACGGGGCATCAAACTTTCATCGAGATCTTCGTCGATATATAAAATCTCGGGTGCCCTCGGATCCTTTTGCAAAGCTTGAATGGCGCTGATAAGCCCCTGGCCCTTGTAGAATGAATTTTGCCCAAAGTCCTTGACAACAAGTGTGACATCATCTGACCTTGTAAACACATTCCTATAAGCAGTAAGCAAGACATCTATTCCTTTACGCCAAATGGTTCCGCCAACAAATAGAAATTTGAACGTTTTCTTAGTCTTTAACGGCAGAGGCTCCACGACCTGATTGTAAGTATTAGGATTAATCCCAAGAGGAAGAAAATGAAGACGTTCCGGAGGAACCCCGCTCGACACATAGGTTTTCCAAACATGCCTGCTAGGAACCCATAATTCATCAACAAGAGTACTCATAGGTTTCACCCAGTCATACGGCAGTCGACCATATTCCCAATGTTGAATCATGACCCAATGTCCTCGCTCAGGAGGTGTAAAATTCGGCGGCCACTCATGTCGTACGTGGACACATGGGTTCATGCCGCCGCTTCGATAAAAATACCGCATAAGTTTCCGAATGTTGATGTCATTCTTTAATGAAAGCTGTCGATAATCCTTTGGTATTAGAGAAAGGAACACTTCTTGCCGGTCCGAGAGGTTGAGACAAATTTCCCTGTTTATATTGGCCAGAGAGCTGTAGACAAGCTGGGGACCTTCCCACACGACCTCCACGCGAGAATTCTCTTGGGCTAAGCTCGTCATCCCTTTCAACTCAAAATGGGAACGGGGCATGTAAGATGTGATGGCTTCCAGACGATCCAAAGCTTTGTTCGCGGCCGCCTCCCAACTCCAGTTTTTGACAACATCTACTCGAGCTTGCAAAGCTTTTGATCGAGCCTCCGCTGAATGTTCATAAACGTGACGGAGCTGGGTTTTTAAACTGTCCAGGGAAGGTGAAGCCCAAAGGTGCCCCCGATAGAACTCGAATTCCATTTCACCACCAACCTCTTCAAGCCCATTGATCTCTACCAAATAAGAATTCTTGTCATTCATGAACGCTAAATTCCCCCCCCATCGAGTGCCGATGGCTGGCAGGCCACAGGCCATGGCTTCCATGTATGGTCGCCCCCAGCCTTCTCCACGGGAAGGAAGAACAAAAGCATCGGCGGTGGCGTACAATCGCGGCATGAGCTTTGCCGGGATCTGGTCTCCCAGGACAATGATTGGAGCTATATCGAAAGGAGACGCACCTAGCTGTCGTTGCAGGAATTGATGTATCCTCTCGTGGATCACATATTTCACATTTATGGAGTCCACCGCGTTTATGGGATACGTCCTTAAAATAAGACAAACATCTTCGTGGGGTGCAAAGACTTCGGCCCAAGCTTTGAGTAACAGGTCCCATCCCTTGCGATATGTCCACTCAAAGACGGAAAGAAAAGCAAATGAACGTTTGCCCGGGATCAAAAGCGGCTTGAAACCGGGTCTAAAGAATTCCGAATCGATTCCTTGCGGTACCACGTGTATTGGAGTCCTTACGCCACTTCGAAGAAATGTTTCCACATTAAATGGCGTAGGCACCCAGATTTCATCCATCTCGTCGCATTTCTCGACCCACGAGGCAGGAATCCGGTCGGTCTCGAAAACCGTCCTTCCAATGTTAAAAATAGCTCTTTCGTCGCGATGAAAGGCATAAGCAGGGACCTGATCCAGATTTATGTATTCTTTGGATAAAGCCGTTTTCTGAAGCCTTCCAAATAGTTCCCGATCCTCCTTGTTCATCCCCTTGATAAACTCGCTGGAGAATCGGCCTACCGGCTCCACACGGAGAGGCCAGCCATG
It encodes the following:
- a CDS encoding glycosyltransferase; the encoded protein is MRKVFRDCQPVVFWKAPIYDPSGYGDEARHLIKAIQHGWPLRVEPVGRFSSEFIKGMNKEDRELFGRLQKTALSKEYINLDQVPAYAFHRDERAIFNIGRTVFETDRIPASWVEKCDEMDEIWVPTPFNVETFLRSGVRTPIHVVPQGIDSEFFRPGFKPLLIPGKRSFAFLSVFEWTYRKGWDLLLKAWAEVFAPHEDVCLILRTYPINAVDSINVKYVIHERIHQFLQRQLGASPFDIAPIIVLGDQIPAKLMPRLYATADAFVLPSRGEGWGRPYMEAMACGLPAIGTRWGGNLAFMNDKNSYLVEINGLEEVGGEMEFEFYRGHLWASPSLDSLKTQLRHVYEHSAEARSKALQARVDVVKNWSWEAAANKALDRLEAITSYMPRSHFELKGMTSLAQENSRVEVVWEGPQLVYSSLANINREICLNLSDRQEVFLSLIPKDYRQLSLKNDINIRKLMRYFYRSGGMNPCVHVRHEWPPNFTPPERGHWVMIQHWEYGRLPYDWVKPMSTLVDELWVPSRHVWKTYVSSGVPPERLHFLPLGINPNTYNQVVEPLPLKTKKTFKFLFVGGTIWRKGIDVLLTAYRNVFTRSDDVTLVVKDFGQNSFYKGQGLISAIQALQKDPRAPEILYIDEDLDESLMPRLYKACNCLVHPYRGEGFGMPVLEAMACGVPVIVTEGGATDDFCKPEFTYKIKATRRAFTAPTIQFASGAGWVLEPDLEELQKLLLHVYENFEEAKQKAQTACDHVLQHYNWKRITDLILARICLLVQKPIARFRFR